The Pedobacter roseus genome contains a region encoding:
- a CDS encoding DUF3857 domain-containing transglutaminase family protein: MKFFFTAISLLFISFIGFAQDNYDVDLIPSSLRNRANACIRNQETVIDMRAPDNVMLSVKKAITVFNQNGEDEARLVIYYDKNISIKGIKGEVYNSVGLPVTKFNQSNFADVSAADGFSLFVDSRVKHYLPSVNEYPYTVVYNYEIRNKQNLIIPDWTPKPADDVSVEKSSYTFICKPTDQTRVKTQNYNGTPEVITDEKQKKTIWKVNNILAVRTEPYSPAHETYATSIQIAPLDFYYYNHKGNYTNWQELGKWIYDDLLKERKTLSPATVQMVKDLVKNEKTDKDKARKIYQYLQDKTRYISVQIGIGGFQPIAASEVDRLGYGDCKALVNYMQSLLSAADIESHYCVVEAGSEKKSMDPKYASMVQGNHIILCMPLKGDTTWLECTSQKIPFGFLSDFTDDRLVLACTPEGGKLLHTPKLTTAENLQIRKANLIIEADGNITGKMNTVYEGSQYENQEELIGKSITEQHKLLKETYNIDNIDFDAVAFAQKKDIAPKLTEEITLNIRNYAPVNGNKMFLQLNVFNIKKSIPEIKNRILPVYINRGYTDEDTIVYTLPDNVDTTLIIGQDKTFKSDFGQYVCKTSVGGKKLTYYRKFILNDGTFPAEKYADFSKFINDVNSADYLKLALSLKK; this comes from the coding sequence ATGAAATTTTTTTTCACGGCGATATCTTTACTTTTCATCTCTTTTATTGGCTTTGCCCAGGATAATTACGATGTTGATTTAATACCATCGAGCCTGCGTAACCGAGCCAATGCCTGTATCCGTAACCAGGAAACCGTAATCGATATGCGAGCGCCTGATAATGTAATGCTGAGCGTTAAAAAGGCCATCACCGTGTTTAACCAAAATGGTGAAGATGAAGCCCGTTTGGTGATCTACTATGATAAAAATATATCAATTAAAGGAATTAAGGGCGAAGTGTACAACAGCGTTGGCCTTCCGGTCACTAAGTTTAATCAAAGCAATTTTGCAGATGTGAGTGCAGCTGACGGTTTCTCCCTTTTTGTGGATAGCCGTGTGAAACATTACCTTCCATCAGTTAACGAATATCCTTATACGGTGGTTTACAATTACGAAATCAGGAATAAACAGAACCTCATTATCCCCGATTGGACACCTAAACCGGCCGACGATGTTTCAGTGGAAAAAAGCAGTTATACTTTCATCTGTAAACCTACTGATCAGACAAGGGTAAAAACCCAAAATTATAACGGTACACCAGAAGTAATCACCGATGAAAAACAGAAAAAAACCATCTGGAAAGTAAATAATATACTGGCGGTTAGAACTGAACCTTATAGCCCTGCTCATGAAACTTATGCCACCAGCATCCAGATTGCCCCTCTGGATTTTTACTATTATAACCACAAAGGAAATTACACAAACTGGCAAGAATTAGGCAAATGGATTTATGACGATTTATTAAAAGAGCGTAAAACATTGTCACCTGCAACCGTTCAAATGGTGAAAGATTTGGTTAAAAACGAAAAAACCGACAAAGATAAAGCACGCAAAATTTACCAGTACCTGCAGGACAAAACCAGGTACATCAGTGTGCAGATTGGTATTGGTGGTTTTCAGCCCATTGCTGCCAGCGAGGTAGACCGCCTGGGTTATGGCGATTGTAAAGCGTTGGTTAACTACATGCAAAGCCTGTTAAGTGCAGCCGATATAGAATCACATTACTGTGTGGTAGAGGCTGGTTCAGAAAAAAAGAGCATGGATCCGAAATATGCAAGTATGGTGCAGGGTAACCACATTATTCTTTGCATGCCTTTAAAAGGCGATACCACCTGGCTGGAGTGCACCAGTCAGAAAATTCCATTTGGCTTTTTAAGCGATTTTACCGACGACCGGCTGGTACTGGCCTGTACGCCTGAAGGAGGGAAATTGTTGCATACCCCAAAATTAACCACTGCAGAAAACCTGCAGATCCGCAAAGCAAACCTCATTATCGAGGCCGATGGAAACATTACCGGGAAAATGAATACGGTTTATGAAGGTTCACAATACGAAAATCAGGAAGAATTGATTGGTAAATCCATCACCGAACAACATAAATTGCTTAAAGAAACCTACAATATCGATAATATAGATTTTGACGCGGTAGCCTTTGCACAGAAAAAAGATATAGCGCCTAAATTAACGGAAGAAATTACCCTTAATATCCGTAACTACGCGCCTGTTAATGGCAACAAAATGTTTTTACAGCTCAATGTCTTTAACATCAAAAAATCAATCCCCGAAATTAAAAACAGAATTTTGCCTGTATACATTAACCGTGGTTATACAGATGAAGATACGATTGTATATACCCTACCTGATAATGTAGATACCACATTAATTATAGGACAGGATAAAACTTTTAAAAGTGATTTTGGGCAATATGTTTGTAAAACATCTGTAGGAGGCAAAAAATTAACCTACTATAGAAAGTTTATTTTAAACGATGGAACGTTTCCTGCGGAAAAATATGCTGACTTTTCGAAATTTATTAACGATGTAAATTCAGCTGATTATTTAAAACTTGCCCTTAGCTTAAAAAAATAA